The following are encoded in a window of Lichenicola cladoniae genomic DNA:
- a CDS encoding FAD binding domain-containing protein: MQPFTYVRAQSLNEALQQAAQPGAAILAGGTTMIDLMRGDLAAPSSLVDIGHLPELATIDTDGPVLRFGALVRMADAAENPTLLRDYPALPESLQQAASQQLRNAATLGGNILQRTRCPYFRNGVSACNKRVPNSGCSALDGEDREMALFGTSDLCVANYPGDWGTALAAFDTDVEISSATGRRTVPFADFHLPYGDDPVVETVLRPGEIVTAITVQATPLGRKSTYLKVRDRQSYAYALVSATVALEMDGDHVRAARVSLGGVASRPWRAPEAEAALVGRQLTQATALEAGDAAFVGARPLRQNAFKVELGRRVVARAALLASRRI; encoded by the coding sequence ATGCAGCCCTTCACCTATGTCCGTGCACAATCCCTGAACGAGGCACTGCAGCAGGCCGCACAGCCGGGTGCTGCGATCCTCGCCGGCGGCACCACCATGATCGACCTGATGCGCGGCGATCTCGCGGCACCGTCGAGCCTAGTCGATATCGGCCACCTGCCCGAATTGGCCACGATCGATACCGACGGCCCGGTGCTGCGCTTCGGCGCCCTGGTGCGCATGGCCGACGCGGCCGAGAACCCGACCCTGCTACGCGACTACCCGGCCCTGCCCGAGAGCCTGCAACAGGCCGCATCGCAGCAGCTTCGCAACGCCGCCACGCTCGGGGGCAACATCCTGCAGCGCACCCGGTGTCCGTATTTCCGCAACGGCGTGTCCGCCTGCAACAAGCGCGTTCCCAACTCCGGCTGTTCCGCCCTGGATGGCGAGGATCGCGAGATGGCGTTGTTCGGCACCTCCGATCTGTGCGTCGCCAATTATCCCGGCGACTGGGGAACGGCGCTCGCGGCGTTCGACACCGACGTGGAAATCAGCTCCGCGACCGGCCGCCGCACGGTTCCGTTCGCAGACTTCCATCTGCCGTACGGCGACGATCCGGTGGTCGAGACCGTGCTCCGGCCGGGCGAGATCGTCACCGCCATCACCGTGCAGGCGACGCCGCTCGGCCGGAAATCGACCTACCTGAAGGTGCGCGACCGCCAGAGCTACGCCTACGCGCTCGTCTCGGCGACGGTCGCCCTCGAGATGGACGGCGACCACGTTAGGGCCGCACGTGTCTCGCTCGGCGGCGTCGCCTCCAGGCCCTGGCGGGCACCCGAGGCCGAGGCAGCACTTGTCGGCCGCCAGCTCACCCAGGCGACCGCCCTGGAGGCCGGCGATGCAGCCTTCGTCGGGGCGCGGCCGTTGCGCCAGAATGCATTCAAGGTCGAGCTCGGCCGCCGCGTGGTTGCCCGCGCCGCCCTGCTCGCCAGCCGGAGGATCTGA
- a CDS encoding (2Fe-2S)-binding protein has product MSQTQSSSVVVPLDLHVNGRRHALLLDPRTTLLDALREHLGLTGTKVGCNHGTCGACTVHIDGRRQLACLTLAASASGRPVVTIEGLAGPDGTLHPMQAAFVEHDALQCGYCTPGQIMSAVACVQEGHARSDEQIREYMSGNLCRCGAYPNIVAAVRDVANAGDA; this is encoded by the coding sequence ATGTCCCAGACCCAATCGTCGAGCGTCGTCGTTCCGCTCGACCTGCACGTCAATGGCCGTCGGCATGCGCTTCTGCTCGATCCGCGCACGACACTGCTGGATGCGCTCCGCGAGCATCTCGGGCTGACCGGCACCAAGGTCGGCTGCAACCACGGAACCTGTGGCGCGTGCACGGTCCATATCGACGGCCGGCGCCAACTCGCCTGCCTGACCCTGGCGGCATCCGCGTCCGGTCGGCCGGTCGTCACGATCGAAGGCCTCGCCGGGCCCGACGGTACGCTGCATCCGATGCAGGCCGCCTTCGTCGAGCATGACGCGCTCCAGTGCGGCTACTGCACGCCCGGCCAGATCATGTCCGCGGTTGCCTGCGTCCAGGAAGGACACGCCCGATCCGACGAGCAGATCCGCGAATACATGTCGGGGAACCTGTGCCGCTGTGGTGCCTATCCCAACATCGTTGCCGCGGTCCGGGATGTCGCGAACGCCGGAGACGCCTGA
- the lepB gene encoding signal peptidase I, whose amino-acid sequence MTNLLPPPQWRRTATEIALTLFLVCVARSSLAATYSVSSGSMQPSLLIGDRMLAEPFAYGYSTASLPFGDRLPRGSRIFASLPRRGDIVVFRGPAMPGTTWVKRVVGLPGDHVQMRAGRLWLNGRKVTWHDDGPGDEEVADGSKVPAERFTEALPDGRSHPILKRWKDGPLDDTPDVIVPAGCLFVMGDNRDNSADSRVPVGQGGVGLLPLWNLQGRVELVLASRDIAVTTGGPTSWIASIRSGRFLHSID is encoded by the coding sequence GTGACAAATCTATTGCCGCCACCCCAGTGGCGACGCACCGCGACCGAGATCGCCCTGACGCTGTTTCTGGTCTGCGTCGCGCGCAGCAGTCTTGCGGCCACCTATTCCGTGTCGTCCGGCTCGATGCAGCCGTCGCTGCTGATCGGCGACCGGATGCTGGCCGAGCCGTTCGCGTATGGCTACAGCACCGCGTCGCTGCCGTTCGGGGACAGGCTGCCGCGCGGCTCCCGGATATTTGCCAGCCTGCCCCGGCGGGGCGACATCGTCGTCTTCCGCGGCCCGGCCATGCCCGGCACGACATGGGTCAAGCGCGTTGTCGGCCTGCCCGGCGACCATGTGCAGATGCGCGCCGGCCGGCTCTGGCTGAACGGCCGGAAGGTGACGTGGCATGACGACGGACCGGGCGACGAGGAAGTTGCCGATGGCAGCAAGGTTCCCGCCGAGCGCTTCACCGAGGCGCTGCCGGACGGCCGGTCGCACCCGATCCTCAAACGCTGGAAAGACGGCCCGCTCGACGACACGCCCGATGTGATCGTACCGGCCGGCTGCCTGTTCGTGATGGGCGACAATCGCGACAACTCCGCCGACAGCCGCGTCCCGGTCGGTCAGGGTGGCGTCGGGCTGTTGCCGCTCTGGAACCTGCAGGGCCGCGTCGAGCTCGTCCTGGCATCGCGCGACATCGCGGTCACCACCGGCGGCCCCACCTCCTGGATCGCGTCGATCCGCTCCGGACGTTTCCTGCACTCGATCGACTGA
- a CDS encoding DUF1223 domain-containing protein, translating to MPRLLHVQAGVYRSMIMVLQSTAFAILMVAGLAVSAQSARAADIAHPTVVELFQSQGCSSCPPANANVMAIADDPTVLTLSWQVTYWDNLGWKDTFDNPAFTKRQYEYADAFHRQQVFTPEVVVNGRSDIVGSRRDELDALVHQDDRGTGGPSVTVAGDRVTVSGPGSAPGTIVLLVRYNPNILQVPIRRGENGGQTLPHRNVVRQLVSLGDWKGQTQTYALPAAGEPGLKAAILVQAGRGGPIIAAARV from the coding sequence ATGCCGCGTCTCCTGCATGTGCAGGCAGGCGTCTATCGGAGCATGATCATGGTCTTGCAAAGCACCGCATTCGCCATCCTGATGGTCGCGGGATTGGCCGTCTCGGCCCAGTCGGCCAGGGCTGCGGATATCGCGCATCCAACCGTCGTCGAACTTTTTCAGAGCCAGGGCTGCTCATCATGCCCGCCAGCCAACGCCAACGTCATGGCGATCGCCGACGATCCTACCGTTCTCACCCTCTCATGGCAGGTGACCTACTGGGACAATCTCGGCTGGAAGGATACCTTCGATAATCCGGCATTCACCAAGCGCCAGTATGAATACGCCGACGCGTTCCATCGCCAGCAGGTGTTCACTCCAGAAGTCGTGGTCAACGGCCGATCGGATATCGTCGGCAGCAGGCGTGATGAACTCGACGCGCTGGTCCACCAGGATGATCGCGGCACCGGCGGCCCGAGCGTAACGGTCGCGGGAGACCGGGTGACGGTTTCCGGACCCGGCTCGGCTCCCGGCACTATTGTCCTGCTGGTCCGTTACAACCCGAACATCCTGCAGGTGCCGATCCGGCGTGGTGAAAATGGCGGCCAGACATTGCCGCACCGCAACGTGGTTCGTCAGCTGGTGTCTCTAGGAGACTGGAAGGGGCAGACACAGACCTACGCCCTGCCTGCCGCCGGCGAGCCTGGCCTGAAAGCCGCAATCCTGGTGCAGGCGGGCCGTGGCGGGCCGATTATCGCAGCGGCGCGCGTCTGA